CCTTGGTCCTTCGCCATTCGAATCGATACGGGGGCAAAATTCTCGAGGAAAGAGCTACAGCAAAGCTCGCGACCACACGGGCCAATTCCTCCAATCATGCGCGTGCCATCTCGAACTCCGATTTGGTGCATCTCGATACGGGTGCGAAAACGGTGGGCCAAATCTTTGACCAAGTCGCGAAAATCGATGCGTCCGTCGGAGCTAAAATAGACCACAATTCGCGACCCATCTTGCATCACGTGGGCGCGAACAACCTTCATGGGCAGGTCGCGTGCTTTCACTCTGTCGACGCAGAAATGATACGCTTGAGCTTCGAGGTCTTCGTTGCGGTCGGCCTGCTGAACATCCTCGTCGGTCGCTTTTCGAATAACCTGAATGACCTCATCGGCAGCCAGAACACGCCGCTCCATATGGGCGGTGACTTTGGCAATTGCGGGTCCCCGTCCAGTTTCCACGATGACGTGGTCTCCAGGGCGCAACTGTAAGAGCTGCGCGTCAGCCAGATGCTTTACGAAGCTCAGCCGCAATTGGACCGGGACAATCGTAAAGAGCTTCTTATTGCCTCCAAAAGCGTTGCCCTGGAAGATCTCGTTCGGTTTGGTCATGTCAAGTTGTGGGGCTGAGTGAATTGGGGGCTTAAATTGAGCAGAAGTTCTTCGGCAATGAGCGTTGTGTTGACGTTTCGGTCAACCAAGTCTGACGCCTTTCCGACCGCCTCTAGCGCGACTAAGAGCGCGTCTAGGTTCGTACGTGCTGCAAGTGCGTGAACTTCGTCCTGAAGGTCGGTGTTGATCGCGAGTGCTTGCCAGCCCGAGTCGGGAGCGGTCCTCGCGAGGAGGATATCGCGCAAAAGTATCCGAAAGATTTCAA
This Microvenator marinus DNA region includes the following protein-coding sequences:
- a CDS encoding PSP1 domain-containing protein, whose product is MTKPNEIFQGNAFGGNKKLFTIVPVQLRLSFVKHLADAQLLQLRPGDHVIVETGRGPAIAKVTAHMERRVLAADEVIQVIRKATDEDVQQADRNEDLEAQAYHFCVDRVKARDLPMKVVRAHVMQDGSRIVVYFSSDGRIDFRDLVKDLAHRFRTRIEMHQIGVRDGTRMIGGIGPCGRELCCSSFLENFAPVSIRMAKDQGLTLNPAKVSGMCGRLMCCLVYEQAVYRRMKKTLPRAGKDVMTPDGPGKVIGLDVVNQRVQVQLEDTNRRYYRADDVAQAEPTQSTIQKAPTNYIWDEETVEDEAKSVETVVRRRRSDRSKSKSDAKAKADKPKTDKPKADKPNPEADTSDKPRRRRRRRRSSKDKTDSKPKE